A window of Rufibacter sp. LB8 contains these coding sequences:
- the recA gene encoding recombinase RecA translates to MSVNTEKLKALQLTIDKLDKTYGKGTVMKLNDTQVVDVPAISTGSLGLDIALGIGGLPRGRVIEIYGPESSGKTTLTMHCIAEAQKKGGIAAFIDAEHAFDKAYAEKLGIDTENLLIAQPDNGEQALEIADHLISSGAIDIIVIDSVAALVPKGELEGDMGDSKMGLQARLMSQALRKLTGTINKTGCCCIFINQLREKIGVMFGNPETTTGGNALKFYASVRLDIRRIGQIKEGPDNITGNRTKVKVVKNKVAPPFKVVEFDIMYGEGISKVGEILDLGVELGVVQKSGSWFSYDGNRLGQGRDGVKTLLLDNEELMNEIEAKIRAIVKGEPAKVAAVLEDTGE, encoded by the coding sequence ATGAGTGTAAACACCGAAAAATTAAAAGCGCTCCAACTTACCATTGATAAGCTAGACAAGACCTACGGAAAAGGAACGGTCATGAAGCTGAACGATACCCAGGTAGTTGACGTTCCCGCCATTTCCACCGGCTCCCTGGGGCTTGACATTGCCCTGGGCATTGGTGGTCTTCCACGCGGACGGGTGATAGAAATTTACGGACCAGAATCTTCCGGTAAAACTACGCTCACTATGCACTGTATTGCCGAGGCGCAGAAAAAAGGTGGTATTGCCGCGTTCATTGACGCCGAGCACGCCTTTGACAAAGCCTACGCCGAGAAACTGGGCATTGACACAGAGAACCTTTTAATTGCGCAGCCAGACAACGGCGAGCAAGCACTGGAGATTGCCGATCATTTGATCTCCTCCGGCGCTATTGATATTATTGTGATTGACTCCGTGGCCGCGCTGGTGCCTAAAGGCGAACTGGAAGGCGACATGGGTGACAGCAAAATGGGTCTTCAGGCACGTTTGATGTCGCAGGCGCTTCGTAAGTTGACCGGTACCATCAACAAAACCGGTTGCTGCTGTATCTTCATTAACCAGTTGCGGGAGAAGATTGGCGTGATGTTCGGGAACCCGGAGACAACCACCGGTGGTAACGCCCTTAAATTCTACGCCTCTGTACGTTTGGACATCAGAAGAATTGGCCAGATCAAAGAAGGCCCAGACAACATTACCGGTAACCGCACCAAGGTGAAAGTGGTAAAAAACAAGGTGGCGCCTCCGTTCAAAGTAGTGGAGTTTGATATCATGTATGGCGAAGGTATCTCCAAAGTAGGTGAGATTCTGGATCTGGGCGTAGAACTGGGCGTGGTGCAGAAATCAGGTTCTTGGTTCTCTTATGACGGCAACAGACTGGGCCAGGGCCGTGACGGTGTGAAAACCCTGCTGCTGGACAACGAGGAACTGATGAATGAGATTGAAGCTAAAATCAGAGCCATTGTAAAAGGTGAGCCTGCAAAAGTAGCCGCCGTTTTAGAAGACACCGGTGAATAA